A genomic region of Jeotgalibaca ciconiae contains the following coding sequences:
- a CDS encoding nucleoid-associated protein, producing the protein MIYIQEAILHIFDLNSNEPIFSFAGLDITEKFTLDYIHAMIEKVEDSDNMKTGMLADTNPLIQTFSTIEEDFIETTKILTEKFFSITKINPEIPAADLLFVHFTLDEVPCLGLFKLNYSDSITHHVSYEEETLTNQLIINRSILPSARQAIQEGMVLNLMNMEYHVIEKKHMIDELAEKIYYFTELFLEDKPQPSLKENISIIKKAVQKTGKAFNDAEFQVLADTKEALVHSMTEENVIDNQVIAETLYGDNYAKKEKFFEEINEMGYVDRAPAEVAVAGPKYSKQKFRLDNGIEISIPLELYKDPEVVEFINNPDGTTSVIIKNIEKIKNLF; encoded by the coding sequence ATGATTTATATTCAAGAAGCTATTTTACATATTTTTGATTTGAACAGCAACGAGCCCATTTTTTCTTTTGCTGGCCTAGATATCACGGAGAAATTTACCTTAGATTACATTCATGCAATGATAGAAAAAGTGGAAGACTCAGACAACATGAAGACAGGAATGCTTGCAGATACGAATCCCTTAATCCAAACTTTTTCCACTATTGAAGAAGATTTTATTGAGACGACGAAAATTCTAACCGAAAAATTCTTTTCCATTACTAAAATTAATCCAGAAATTCCTGCAGCCGATTTATTATTTGTCCATTTTACTTTGGATGAAGTGCCTTGTTTGGGACTTTTTAAGTTAAATTATTCTGACAGCATCACGCACCATGTCTCTTATGAAGAAGAAACACTGACCAATCAATTAATTATTAACCGTTCAATTTTACCGAGTGCACGTCAAGCAATCCAAGAAGGAATGGTTTTAAACTTAATGAATATGGAATACCACGTTATTGAGAAAAAACATATGATCGATGAACTAGCAGAGAAGATTTATTATTTTACCGAGTTATTCTTAGAAGATAAACCTCAACCAAGCTTGAAAGAAAACATTTCAATCATAAAAAAAGCCGTTCAAAAAACAGGAAAAGCCTTTAATGACGCGGAATTCCAAGTGCTTGCAGATACAAAAGAAGCGCTGGTTCACAGTATGACGGAGGAAAACGTCATTGATAACCAAGTAATTGCCGAAACCCTTTACGGTGATAATTACGCTAAAAAAGAGAAGTTTTTTGAAGAAATAAATGAAATGGGCTACGTGGATCGTGCCCCTGCTGAAGTAGCAGTGGCTGGACCAAAATACTCCAAGCAAAAATTTCGTCTAGATAATGGAATTGAAATCAGTATTCCTCTAGAGTTATATAAAGATCCTGAAGTCGTCGAGTTTATTAATAATCCAGATGGAACAACTTCGGTTATTATTAAAAACATCGAAAAAATAAAGAATCTATTTTAG
- the lysA gene encoding diaminopimelate decarboxylase: MSELKIGGVPATNLVAQYGTPLYVYDQEQLENNLQSYKQSFKSEKFPTKILYASKAFQTIGMMNLVHEYGFGVDVVSAGELYTALQSNVPVNKIHFHGNNKSTEELRMAFEAGVEHIVCDNVMELAELSELAKEYQQKMKIMFRLNVGIEAHTHEYIVTTHIDSKFGIAYESDDFKECLTILDQQEYLVLEGFHVHIGSQIFEMDAWYAAIDKMVSYLKDFNEPLTLNLGGGFGVRYTEEDQPLGIEETMNHLLTYLDEILTKEEVSIKELVIEPGRSLVAEAGYTLYEVGYQKKTPNKTYYFVDGGMADNIRPSLYQAKYSCDIATNMDAEKTELVTVAGKYCESGDVLIQDTYLPPVKKGDLLVVYATGAYGYSMSSNYNRSTTPAVIFVKNGQVKEIVRRQTLVDLLRNDVRE, translated from the coding sequence ATGAGTGAATTAAAAATCGGAGGGGTACCAGCAACAAATTTGGTTGCACAATATGGTACACCACTTTATGTATATGACCAAGAACAATTAGAGAATAACTTACAGAGCTACAAACAATCCTTTAAATCGGAAAAATTTCCGACTAAAATTTTATATGCTTCTAAGGCATTTCAAACAATAGGAATGATGAATCTCGTTCACGAATATGGTTTTGGTGTCGATGTCGTAAGCGCAGGGGAATTATATACGGCGCTTCAATCGAATGTCCCAGTCAATAAAATCCATTTTCACGGTAATAATAAATCTACTGAAGAGCTTCGCATGGCTTTTGAAGCGGGGGTGGAGCATATTGTTTGTGATAATGTAATGGAATTAGCAGAACTGAGCGAATTGGCGAAGGAATATCAACAAAAAATGAAAATTATGTTCCGTTTAAATGTAGGAATTGAGGCGCATACCCATGAATATATCGTGACGACTCATATTGATTCCAAGTTCGGAATAGCTTATGAAAGTGATGATTTTAAAGAATGCTTAACGATTCTTGACCAGCAAGAATATCTTGTTTTGGAAGGATTTCATGTCCACATTGGTTCCCAGATTTTTGAAATGGATGCTTGGTATGCAGCGATTGACAAGATGGTTTCCTATTTGAAAGATTTCAATGAGCCGCTTACTTTAAATCTTGGCGGGGGCTTTGGGGTTCGTTATACAGAAGAAGATCAGCCGTTAGGCATTGAAGAAACAATGAACCACTTATTAACTTATCTCGATGAAATTTTAACAAAAGAAGAAGTAAGCATTAAAGAATTGGTCATCGAACCGGGCAGAAGTTTAGTGGCGGAAGCGGGTTACACCTTATATGAAGTAGGATACCAAAAGAAAACACCGAATAAAACTTATTATTTTGTAGATGGTGGGATGGCGGATAATATTCGTCCAAGTCTTTATCAAGCAAAGTATTCCTGTGATATAGCTACGAACATGGATGCGGAAAAAACAGAACTGGTTACGGTTGCCGGTAAATATTGTGAATCCGGAGATGTCCTGATTCAAGATACTTATCTTCCTCCCGTTAAAAAGGGTGATTTATTAGTTGTTTATGCTACAGGAGCTTATGGTTATTCTATGAGCAGCAACTATAATCGCAGCACAACACCTGCAGTTATTTTTGTAAAAAATGGCCAAGTAAAAGAAATTGTCAGAAGACAAACACTAGTGGATTTATTGAGAAATGATGTACGAGAATAA
- a CDS encoding sugar kinase, with protein MNQNILCVGETLVRLSTQVGVHFYDTISLNLNYGGAEANVAINLSNLGHKTTYFTKVPNNQLGQTAIKHTQKYGVDASDVIYGGNRIGSYYLEAGAGPRAANIIYDRAHSAIAEMTIDEINIDKLLEGKTMLHITGITAALSPNCAEITYELIKAAKERGLVVNFDVNFRSKLWSVEECGAFLKRVLPYVDYLSAGKLDAINFLGVKELDADNSTSRIEELDYYFGKIHELYPNIQIFYATIRNVISATHNTLQGAFWKEGITYYSKVQDMDHIIDRIGGGDAFAAGVLHGILDGYDPEYTINFATALSSLKHTIYGDVSPFTVEQTERTMTHDARVDR; from the coding sequence ATGAATCAGAATATTTTGTGTGTTGGTGAAACATTAGTACGTCTATCTACTCAAGTCGGTGTTCATTTTTACGATACAATTAGTTTAAATTTAAATTATGGTGGAGCGGAAGCGAACGTTGCAATCAACTTAAGTAACTTAGGTCACAAGACAACTTATTTTACAAAGGTACCAAATAATCAATTAGGACAAACTGCTATCAAACATACGCAAAAATATGGAGTAGATGCAAGTGACGTCATTTATGGAGGCAATCGTATCGGTTCTTACTATCTAGAAGCGGGTGCAGGTCCACGTGCGGCAAATATTATATATGACCGAGCTCATTCTGCTATTGCAGAGATGACAATTGATGAAATTAATATTGATAAACTATTAGAAGGCAAAACAATGTTACATATAACCGGTATTACGGCAGCTTTGTCGCCCAATTGTGCAGAAATTACTTATGAGTTAATAAAGGCTGCAAAAGAAAGAGGATTAGTCGTTAACTTTGATGTTAACTTTCGATCAAAATTGTGGAGTGTAGAAGAGTGTGGTGCATTCTTGAAACGTGTATTGCCATATGTTGATTATCTTTCAGCAGGAAAATTAGACGCAATTAACTTCTTGGGAGTAAAAGAGTTAGATGCAGATAACTCTACGAGCCGAATTGAAGAATTGGATTACTACTTTGGAAAAATACATGAATTATACCCAAACATTCAAATATTTTATGCAACAATCCGTAATGTTATTTCCGCAACACACAATACTTTGCAAGGTGCATTTTGGAAAGAAGGTATTACTTACTATTCCAAGGTTCAAGACATGGACCACATTATTGACCGCATTGGTGGTGGAGATGCCTTTGCAGCAGGTGTATTGCATGGGATTTTAGATGGTTACGATCCAGAATATACCATTAACTTTGCAACTGCATTGTCATCATTGAAACACACCATTTATGGTGATGTCTCGCCATTTACTGTAGAACAAACTGAACGCACAATGACACATGATGCACGAGTAGATCGATAA
- a CDS encoding Rossmann-fold NAD(P)-binding domain-containing protein: MRIGFVVSNYPGEKRVPLLPEDIKNFENDVVIEKGLGASMGISDRAYIVAGCTVLSRKQVFANCNTIVSLKLLQAEDYEHLREGQMIIGWTHPEETGKSFMDEQAIPKKLIIVDLDNITPAIYYGDRSIEIPWIPRNFIYKNSINAGFSATLHALMSIGIIPDSTEKIAVLGSGNVSQGAMNAVSKFSSNVRMFYRKTLDEFTDNINQYDIIINGIQITRGTPHILTLEHQKRIKNGAIVIDAAADGDGAIEGIEYTPIEEPFYKKDGTYYYCVNNAPTIFYRNASRDISKSFSKWVYQDNVKKFYDLAKEIM, from the coding sequence TTGAGAATAGGATTTGTGGTTTCGAATTACCCTGGTGAGAAACGTGTTCCTCTTTTGCCTGAAGATATTAAAAACTTTGAAAATGATGTCGTTATCGAAAAAGGTCTTGGTGCATCGATGGGAATCAGCGACCGTGCTTATATCGTAGCTGGCTGCACGGTTTTAAGCAGAAAACAAGTATTTGCAAATTGTAATACGATTGTTTCCTTAAAACTACTACAAGCTGAAGACTATGAGCACCTTCGCGAAGGTCAAATGATTATTGGATGGACTCATCCAGAAGAGACTGGAAAATCATTTATGGACGAGCAGGCCATTCCAAAGAAACTAATTATTGTCGATTTGGATAATATTACACCTGCTATCTATTATGGAGATCGCTCTATCGAAATTCCATGGATTCCACGGAATTTTATATATAAAAATAGTATAAATGCTGGTTTCTCCGCTACACTTCATGCCTTGATGAGTATCGGCATTATTCCAGACAGCACAGAAAAAATTGCCGTTCTTGGATCAGGAAATGTTTCGCAAGGTGCTATGAACGCTGTATCGAAGTTCAGTTCAAATGTCCGAATGTTCTATCGAAAAACGCTAGATGAGTTTACTGACAATATTAATCAATATGATATTATTATTAATGGTATTCAAATCACACGAGGAACTCCGCATATCCTCACTCTTGAACATCAAAAAAGAATAAAAAATGGAGCAATTGTCATTGATGCCGCAGCTGATGGAGACGGTGCAATTGAAGGCATCGAATATACACCTATTGAAGAACCTTTTTATAAAAAAGATGGTACGTATTATTATTGTGTAAATAACGCACCTACAATCTTCTACCGAAATGCAAGTCGAGATATCAGTAAATCCTTTAGTAAGTGGGTTTATCAAGATAATGTCAAAAAGTTCTATGATTTAGCAAAAGAAATTATGTGA
- a CDS encoding IclR family transcriptional regulator, giving the protein MSQQQPYGTVLLKAEKILSFLSVESEPQPLHIIASKTEMTNSTVSKILSTLELIGYVYRNPKNKTFQLGSGLVKYANQYLNDLTISKIAYPYLKELHARLDETVHLSIREGDEILYMNKLESTRPIVVTTSRIGFSKPMYASAMGKAILAECTAEELEGYFSRVEMRSFTPYTIVDPEVLKEELKEIRQNGYAFDNSEEQIEVFCIGTTLSVDSTNYGAFSVSMPSYRRTPELEKKVVQAILQTKRNIIQELEHVHYYL; this is encoded by the coding sequence ATGAGTCAACAGCAACCTTATGGAACAGTGCTATTAAAAGCTGAAAAAATACTCAGCTTTTTATCTGTAGAAAGTGAACCTCAGCCATTACATATTATTGCCAGTAAAACAGAAATGACGAATTCTACGGTTTCTAAAATTCTATCAACATTGGAATTAATAGGGTATGTATACCGGAATCCTAAAAATAAGACCTTTCAGTTAGGAAGCGGATTGGTCAAGTATGCCAATCAGTATTTAAATGATTTAACGATTTCAAAAATTGCCTATCCCTATTTAAAAGAATTACATGCAAGATTGGATGAAACGGTTCATCTTTCAATTCGTGAAGGTGATGAAATATTATATATGAACAAACTAGAGTCGACTCGACCAATTGTTGTCACCACTTCGCGAATCGGTTTTTCCAAACCCATGTATGCGTCAGCGATGGGGAAGGCTATTTTAGCAGAATGCACTGCCGAAGAATTAGAAGGCTATTTTTCACGTGTTGAAATGAGAAGTTTTACACCATATACAATTGTCGATCCTGAAGTTTTAAAAGAAGAATTAAAAGAAATCCGTCAAAATGGCTATGCTTTCGATAATAGTGAAGAACAAATCGAAGTATTCTGTATCGGGACGACACTATCAGTGGACTCTACTAATTATGGTGCTTTCAGCGTCAGCATGCCGTCATATCGGCGAACGCCTGAATTAGAGAAAAAAGTAGTCCAAGCAATCTTGCAAACTAAAAGAAATATTATTCAGGAACTTGAACACGTTCATTACTACCTATAA